TCGCATGGGATGGACTGCGGTAATGCCCAACAGATCCTCGGCTGCATCTCCTGTCGAGGAGAATGCGGAGTCCTCGTAACCCAGGAGGAGTTCCGCGGCAATCCCGTATTCGCGATATATTTGAAAACCCCAGTTTAAGGAATATTCAGGAGGCACTTCGACCCCCGCTTCCGCCGGAGGACGGACAGGCGCCGCCAGGCGGGCCCGCCTCGGCTTCACCCTCGAAATGAATTCAGCCGTCTGCTCCAGATCGCTGCCGGAATCATTCATGCCGCCGACGAGCATCGTCTCTGTTTCAAGCTCCCCCCGAAACATGGTCGAGAAAAGCAGAATTCCCTCGAGAATGGTCTGAAAGCGAAGTGAAGGGTGTGGTCGGTTCAGCGCACGCCACACTGTTTCTCGAACCGTGTCCACTTTGACCGACACCCAGTCTGCTTTGGCAAGTTCTTCCCTCACCTCTTTCCGCCATAGAAGGGATGCATTCGTGATCACCGCAATCCTGATGTCCAGGGGTTTGAGCAACTCGATGGTTTCTCCGAGATGCGCGTCAAGGGTCGGTTCTCCATTGGGGACGAAGGAGAGAAAATCCACTGTTTCTCCCCTCGCCCGCAGCTTGTCCACCCTGTGCACCACTTCGGCCGCAATCTGCCTGGGATTGAAGAAAGCCCTGCACTCTGTTTGCAGGCGGGTGGTTCTCCCCGCCTGACAGTAGACGCAGGAATAACTGCATACCTTTGATGAGATGTTATTGATTCCCAGACTTCGCCCCAGGCGTCTCGAGGGAATCGGTCCGTAGACTGTCATGTCTCTTTCACGGAGTAAGGGTTAAGGTTCAGTCAGAATTCGAATGTAAGACCCGAAGATCCTGGGATCACTCCATCCCCGAAGGCATTTTTCAGTGCCTCTACCGCCTGGTTGCCGGTACAGTGGCAGGGAACGATCAGTTCCGGAGACAGTGTCTCAAGGGCCCGAACGGTACTCTTGACACGATTGTGGTCAGCGTTCAGGAGATGAAAACCGCCGATGATCGCCCTGAGCCGCGAGCCGCCGCTTTGGCTCAGAATTTTATTCAGAGTGTTGATGAGACCGGAGTGGCAGCACCCCACACAGACGACCACCCCTCCCCTTGTGCGTATCCCTACAGCCATGTCGTCTTCGATGGGATCGGGCCGGGTGAGTTCCGGATCCAGGTAGAAACGGCCCCCGGTGTCTTCGAATGCGGTTTTCCTGTCAACAGTGCCGGTCAGTTCGACCCCGGGATAAAGTTCCCTCCGGTCCGGGACCCAGTGCATTCTTCGGACAGGCAGGCTATCCAGTGCCCGCATGCATTCTTTCTGGATTCCTAGGGGTTTCGGCTTTCCTGAGTCCGATCCATAGCGCGGAACCACAACTGCCGGATGGCAATAAACTTCCACATGGGGAGCGATTTTCAGGACCCCGGCCATGCCGCCGGTATGATCGTAATGCCCATGGCTGATGACCAGGGCATCGGTCCTGGTCAGATCGATTCCCAGCCTCTCCGCGTTGGGCAAAAGGCACCCCCCCTGCCCCGTATCGAGCAGAATGCGCCTCTCCCCGGTGTCGATCCATAGCGCCAATCCATGTTCCGACAAGAGACCGTCGCCGGCGTTGTTGTCCACAAGAATTGTTATTTTCAGACTGTCGAAGGTCATAAAGTCTCTGTCATATTTTGAGCGAATTCCAGATTCGCCGGATATCTTCCGCCGACGGAGCATCGATCTCAACAACCGCTTTTTGCTGCATCTGGGCCATGGTCACGGCCCGGTCATACTGGATCCGTCCGGCGAGACGGGCTCCCAGGCGGACGGCAAGACCCTCTATCCGCTCCGTCATTTTCGGATTCAAATCCCATTTGTTGACACACACCGCGGCCGGAATATTGAAATGCCGGGCGAGCTTGAGAACCCGTTCCATGTCATGCTCTCCGGAGACCGTTGGCTCGGTGACCACGAGGGTCTGCGAAGTCCCCGTCAGAGAGGCGATCACCGGGCAGCCGATGCCGGGAGGCCCGTCCACGATCACCAGATGACACCCCTGCTCCTCGGCCAGACGCTTCGCCTCGCGGCGCACGGTCGACACCAGCTTGCCGGAATTCTCCGCAGCAATTCCCAAACGTGCATGGGTCATGGGGCCGCACCGGGTCTCGGACACCATCCATTCCCCGCACAAGGATTCGGGAAAATCGATCGCCTGGACAGGGCAGAAACGGACACAGACCCCGCACCCTTCGCAGGCAACGGGATCAACGACATACGACTCGCCGTCCGCACCCTCGACAATCGCATCGAACCGGCACAGGGACTGGCA
This portion of the Syntrophotaleaceae bacterium genome encodes:
- a CDS encoding radical SAM protein produces the protein MTVYGPIPSRRLGRSLGINNISSKVCSYSCVYCQAGRTTRLQTECRAFFNPRQIAAEVVHRVDKLRARGETVDFLSFVPNGEPTLDAHLGETIELLKPLDIRIAVITNASLLWRKEVREELAKADWVSVKVDTVRETVWRALNRPHPSLRFQTILEGILLFSTMFRGELETETMLVGGMNDSGSDLEQTAEFISRVKPRRARLAAPVRPPAEAGVEVPPEYSLNWGFQIYREYGIAAELLLGYEDSAFSSTGDAAEDLLGITAVHPMRKDALEEFLARTHRDWGTVRHLIDKGLLSEVEYRNNRFYIARPAGKVQRL
- a CDS encoding MBL fold metallo-hydrolase, whose product is MTFDSLKITILVDNNAGDGLLSEHGLALWIDTGERRILLDTGQGGCLLPNAERLGIDLTRTDALVISHGHYDHTGGMAGVLKIAPHVEVYCHPAVVVPRYGSDSGKPKPLGIQKECMRALDSLPVRRMHWVPDRRELYPGVELTGTVDRKTAFEDTGGRFYLDPELTRPDPIEDDMAVGIRTRGGVVVCVGCCHSGLINTLNKILSQSGGSRLRAIIGGFHLLNADHNRVKSTVRALETLSPELIVPCHCTGNQAVEALKNAFGDGVIPGSSGLTFEF
- a CDS encoding ATP-binding protein gives rise to the protein MSDSKIEELVIISGKGGTGKTSITASFAVLAGFSVIADCDVDAADMHLILTPRVLEKHEFRCGNQAVIRPDDCAACGRCQSLCRFDAIVEGADGESYVVDPVACEGCGVCVRFCPVQAIDFPESLCGEWMVSETRCGPMTHARLGIAAENSGKLVSTVRREAKRLAEEQGCHLVIVDGPPGIGCPVIASLTGTSQTLVVTEPTVSGEHDMERVLKLARHFNIPAAVCVNKWDLNPKMTERIEGLAVRLGARLAGRIQYDRAVTMAQMQQKAVVEIDAPSAEDIRRIWNSLKI